The Triticum aestivum cultivar Chinese Spring chromosome 4B, IWGSC CS RefSeq v2.1, whole genome shotgun sequence sequence ttcaagcatactaatcaaagcaatcatgtcttctcaaaataacatggcaaaagaaagttcatccctacaaaatcatatagttaggctatgcttcattttcgtcacacaaagattttcccaacttctatacccccgatgacaagacaagcaattgtttcatactcaaataatctcaaactttttcaaccttcacgcaatacatgagcgcgagccatggatatagcactatgggtggaatagaatatgatgatggggattgtgtggagaagacaaaaaaggagaaagtctcatatcgacgaggataatcaacgggctatggagatgcccatcaattgatgtcaacatgaggagtagggattgccatgcaacggatgcactacagctataagtatatgaaagctctacaaaagaaactaagtgggtgtgcatccaacttgcttgctcacgaagacctagggcactttgaggaagcccatcattggaatatacaagccaagttctataatgaaaaattcccactagtatatgaaagtgacaaaatgagatactctctatcatgaagatcttagtgctactttgaagcacaatatatgagactcactacatgaagaacaaggtgctactttgaagcacaagtgtggtaagaggatagtagcattgtcccttctctctttttctctcatttttttatttttttatttgggccttttctctttttttggcctcttttttttctaactttttttttattttttttatttttttcgtccggagtctcatcccgacttatgggggaatcatagtctccatcatcctttcctcacttgggacaatgctctaataatgatgatcatcacacttttatttttcttacaactcaacaattacaactcgatacttagaacaaagtatgactctatatgaatgcctccggcggtgtaccgggatggtgcaatgaatcaagaatgacatgtatggaaaataatgcatggtggctttgccacaaatacgatgtcgattacatgatcatgcaatggcaatatgacaaaagtaaagtatgtcatgatgatgatgaacggaacggtggaaagttgcatggcaatatatctcagaatggctatggaaatgccataataggtaggtatggtggctgttttgaggaagatataaggaggtttatgtgtgaaagagcgtatcatatcacggggtttggatgcaccggcgaagtttgcaccgactctcaatgtgagaaagggcaatgcacggtaccgaagaggctagcaaatgcggaaaggtgaaagtgcatataatccatggactcgacattagtcaaaagaactcatatacttattgcaaaaatttagaagccatcaaaaatcaagtactacgcacaatgctcctagggggatagattggtaggaaaataccatcgctcgtccccgaccgccactcataaggatgcacaagccaggtgcactttatgcttcaaatttgttacgcaactgtacccatacgtgcatgctacggacttgcaaacttcaacacaagtatttctcaaattcacaactactcaactagcacgactttgatattagtacttccatatctcaaaacaattattaagcattaaatttatcttagtattcaattcactcaaaagaaagtttcacatatcttgaataccaagtatattaatattaagcaaactaccatgctattaatgactctcaaaataatctaagtgaagcatgagagatcaagtttctttaaaacaaatccaccaccgtgctctaaaagatctaagggaagcactagagcaaaaattatcacgctcaaaagatataagtgaagcactatgtgCAAAAccatcaagctcaaaagatataagtgaagcacatagagtattctagcaaattccaatttgtgtaaagctctctcattaaagaatttcagatcttgatactttattcaaacagcaagcaatgctaaagaaaactacattgcaaggatagcacaactcatgtgaagaagcaaaaacttaggctcaaccgatactaaccgatagttgttgaagaagaaaggtgggatgcctaccggggcatccccaagcttagatgcttgagacttattgaaatattatcttggggtgccttgggcatccccaagcttgaacttttgtgtctccttaattcctctcatatcatggtttctctttttatcaaaagcttcattcacaacaaactcaacaagaactcgtgagataggttagtataaaccaatgcaaaaccttatcattttatactgtaacaaatcacttaaattattattcaacattgaataccaAATtcttctgcatatttaatactcctatcaccaaatagaatcattaaacaagcaaacatatgcaaacaatgcaaccataacagcaatctgtcaaaacagtacagtatgtaaagaatgcaagagtcatcatacttccctaattccaaaaattatgaactaaaattcccactgtaataaatttatcatagctcaatatgcaaaaagattcaacgttagaccatggcctgacttttctagggaatttttgcaacagcagtaaactttctgttttcaaacagcaacatgcaaactagcaaaataagcatggcaaaggctatccttgacttttttattgaaactaaagatgcaaaacattattataactaacagcaagcaaaaactaacaaaattaaaatgacgctccaagcaaaacacatatcatgtggtgaataaaaatatagctccaagtaaatttaccgatagacgaagacgaaagaggggatgccttccggggcatccccaagcttagttgcttggttgtccttgaatattaccttggggtgacttgggaatccccaagcttaggctcttgccactccttattccatagtccatcgaatctttactcaaaacttgaaaacttcaaccacacaaaactcacaacaaaactcgtaagctccgttagtataaaaaaaataaaaccaccacttaggtactgtaatgaactcattataaattcatattggtgtagtatatactgtattctaacttctctatggttcataccacttaatactagccatagatgcatcaaaataagcaaacaacaaatagaaaacagaatctgtcaaaaacagaacagtctgtagtaatctgtatcaaacgtatacttctggaaccccaaagatTATGAAATAagttgctggacctgagtaatttgtctattaatcatatgcaaaaagaattaacctaaaagcactctccagtaaaaaatggcagctattctcgtgagcgcaaaagtttctgtttttcacagcaagatcacataaacttcacccaagtcttcccaaaggttctacttggcactttattgaaacaaaaagctataaaacatggttactaaagtagcataatcatgtggacacacaaaaacagtaaggatacatattgggttgtctcccaacaagcgcttttctttagtgccttttagctaggcatgatgatgacaatgatgctcacataaaagataaaaaatgaaacataacgggagcatcatgaagcatatgactagcacatttaagtctaacccacttcctatgcatagggattttgtgagcaaacaacttatgggagcaataatcaactatcataggatggcacaacaagcatagcttcaagaatttaagcacatagagaggaaacttgacattattgcaattcctacaagcatatgttcctccctcataataattttcagtagtatcatgaataaattcaacaatataaccatcacctaaaacattattttcatgatctacaagcatagaaaatttactactctccacataagcaaaattcttctttatggcatacgtatcatcacaataatcatcatagataggaggcatgctttcatcatagtaaatttgctcatcaaagcttgggggacaaaaaatatcatctccatcaaacatagcttccccaagcttgtggctttgcatatcattagcatcatggatattcaaggaattcatactaacaacatagcaatcatgctcatcattcaaagatttagtgccaaacaatttagagatttcttcttctagcacttgagcacaattttcctttccatcatactcacgaaagatattaaaaagatgaagcgtatgagacaaactcaattccatttttttgtaaatttcttttatagactaactagtgctaaaacaagaaacaaaaagatttggttgcaagatctaaagatataccttcacttacctagcctccccggcaacgacgccagaaaaaagcttgatgtctactacacaaccttcttcttgtagacgttgttgggcctgcaagtgcaaaggtttgtaggacagtagaaaatttccctcaagtggatgacctaaggtttatcaatccgtaggaggcgtaggatgaagatggtctctctcaagcaaccctgcaaccaaataacaaagagtctcttgtgtccccaacacacccaatacaatggtagattgtatatgtgcactagttcggcgaagagatggtgatacaagtgcaaaatagatagtagatatgggtttttgtaatctgaaaatataaaaacagcaaggtaacaagcggtaaaactgagcgtaaatggtattgcaatgataggaaacaaggcctagggttcatactttcactagtgtaagttctctcaacaataataacatagatagaacatatgacaagccctcaacatgcaacaaagagccactccaaagccactaatagcggagaacaaacgtagagattatggccgggtacgaaaccaccacaaagctattctttcggatcgatctataaaagagttcgtactagaataacaccttaagatacaaatcaaccaaaagcctaatgtcacctagatactccatcgtcacctcaagtatccgtgggcatgattatacgatatgcatcacacaatctcagattcatccaaccaacataaaagtacttcaaagagtgccccaaagctactaccggagagtcaagaacgtgtgccaacccctatgcataggttcccaagtgtcacgaaacccgcaagttgatcaccaaaacatacatcaagtggatcaatagaataacccattgtcaccaaggttatcccacgcaagacatacatcaagtgttcataaaagactcaatccgataagataacttcaaaggggaaactcaattcatcacaagagagtagagggggagaaacatcataagatccaactacaatagcaaagctcgggatacatcaagattgtgccatacaagaacacgagagggaacacgagagagagagatcaaacacatagctactggtacataccctcagccccgagggtgaactactccctcctcgtcatggatagcaccgggatgatgaagatggcctccggtgatgggatccccctccggcagggtgccggaacagggtctcgattggtttttggtggctacagaggcttgcggcagcggaactcccgatctattttctgttctggaagttttagggtatattggtatatataggaggaagaggtacgtcaggggagccacgagggccccacgagggtgtagggcgcgcccaggggggtgggcgcgcccccctacctcgtgccttcctcgtttcttctttgacgtggactccaagtctcccgggttgctttccttccaaaaataacttctccagttgatttcgttccgttttgactccgtttgatattccttttcctcgaaacactgaaataggcataaaacagcaaatctgggcagggcctccggttaataggttagtcccaaaaataatataaaagtggataataaagcccaatattgcctaaaatagtagataaagtagcatggagcaatcaaaaattatagatacgttggagacgtatcagccgccgaacaatagaggacagaagggctttcccccacaagtgcggacggtgaacatgatatacgcaacccacatacccaaaagggagcggaagcatgcactaagggacgtatacatgatggagccagtcgccccaaagttcaacccgtggtcctcctgcccgatcactttcgatcgaagggaccaccccactagcatccgccacgacggattcgccgcattggttcttgacccaatcattgacggatttcaccttagtagagtcctgatggacggcggcatcagcctgaacctgctttaccaggatacagtatgcaaaatgggcatagacccctcaaggatcaaacccacaaaaacgacctttaaaggcgtcataccaggtgtagaggccaactgtacaggctcagttacactcgaagtggtcttcggatccccggataacttccgaagcaaggaattaatcttcgacatagtcccgttccgtagcggctatcacgcactgctcggacgaaccgcatttgcaaagttcaatgcggtgccgcactatgcatacctcaagctcaagaggccaggccctcgaggagtaatcacggtcaatggaaacatcgaacgctctctccgaacggaggagcatacggtggccctcgcggcagaagtacaaagcagcctcttaagacaattctcgagtccgactactaaacgtccggacaccgtcaagcgcgcccggagtaacctacaaaaagaccgcctggcacgttccgagcacgtgtagcaatgcggcGCCAAccccagctgagggagtcctggactagggggtgtccggatagccggactatcatcatcggccggactccaagactatgaagatacaagattgaagacttcgtcccgtgtacggatgagactttccttggcgtggaaggcaagcttggcaatacggatatgtagatctcctaccattgtaaccgactctgtgtaaccctagccctctccggtgtctatataaaccggagggtttagtccgtaggacgaacaaccattacagcaatcataccataggctagcttctagggtttagcctccttgatcttgtggtagatccactcttgtactacccatatcatcaatatcaatcaagcaggagtagggttttacctccatcgagagggcccgaacctgggtaaaaacatcgtgtcccttgtctcatgttaccatccgcctagacgcacagttcaggaccccctacccgagattcgccggttttgacactgacattggtgctttcattgagagttcctctgtgtcgtcaccgataggcttgatggctccttcgatcatcaacaatgacgcagtgcagggtgagacttttctccccggacagatcttcgagttcggcggctttgcactacgggccaattcgcttggccgtctggagcagatcgaaagctacgcccctggccatcaggtcatatttggaagcctaaacttcacggctgacatccgtggagacttgatcttcgatggattcgagccacagccgagcgcgccgcgctgtcacgatgggcatgatttagctctgctgccggacagtgccctggaggccgcacatgagtccgctccgatccTTAATCCGGGGCCGACctcgcagatcgaggacgggtggctagacaccgcctcgggggctgcaacttctacggcgatggagccgaatactgaccttgtcccttgtaaagcccgtgactccgaggtgccggactcctcgccggactcgaacctcctgcgcccctgccaatcgaatccaattgggcgccgatcatggagttcaccgctgcggacatctttcagcactcaccctttggcgacatcatgaattcgctaaagtatctctcgttatcaggagagccctggccggactgcggtcaggacggttgggatgcggacgacgaagaaattcaaagcccacccaccacccactttgtagccactgtcgacgatctaaccgacatgctagactacgactccgaagacatcgacggtacgaaCGACGATGCCgtagacgaccaagaaccagcgcctaccgggcactggaaagccacctcaactcatgatatatatatggtggacaccccaaagggagcgataacgaggaacaatgggacgcggcgaaggataattcccccgaaaaacaaccaaaacggcgacgcaagcgccgccccaagtcccgcctcgataacaacagcacccataatgacccagccgtagagcagggcaaaccagtggacgacgaacatgcaaccaagcaaccatccgaacaggatgaatcggataatcaacccatccccggcgaaaacaacagtccagacgatcttacgccggacacaccaccggagcataagaaccttcacaaaaggcttgtcgccactgcaagaagtttgaagaagcagaaacggaagctcaaaacagcggaagacatactcagaatgaggtggagcaaagtactcaagaccgcggacaaatatggcaatagccaccaagcaaagagctacccgaagcgcaagctgctgcccgaattcgacgaggaggccgtagagcccccacaatcaaaaagcaaagaggccgcctggccggatagacgaccagatgacaggccaagagcggcaagcggcgccgcacacaagccggcacatgacacacataaagatcctcgcaaaacagatggcccggtcaggtccatttatgggccaaagaagaggggcccaggaagcaacacaacacgccgagtgttcgaagataacggcacacctaaatacaggggcgccgcatacccactatgtttcaccgatgaggtgctggatcataaatttccagcgggattcaagcccgtaaacatagaggcatacgacggaacaacagaccccggagtctggattgaggattacatcctacacatacatatggctagaggagacgatctccacgccataaaatatctacccctcaagctcaaagggccagctcggcattggctcaaaagcctcccagaaaacaccattggaagttgcgaagagcttgaggatgcgtttagagcaaatttttagggcacttatgtccgccctccggatgcagacgatttaagtcacataacccaacaacccggagagtcagcacgcaaattctggaataggttcctcaccaaaaagaaccaaatagtcgactgtccggacgccgaagccttagcagcttttaacataacgtccgagacgaatggctcgccagacacctcggccaggaaaagccaagaacaatggccgcactgacaagcctcatgacccgcttttgtgcgggggaagatagctgactagcaagatgcagcaccagcaacccgagtacatccgagatcagagatggaaacggaaaatcacgacgcagaaaggaTCAGCGCCAAAATAAAGATAAgggcccaaagaacacggcggtcaatgccggattcaaaagcttgcggccgaacaacaaaacactgcctcttaaggacaacagtgacgagctatccaacctaagaaattttttggatcggatatgtcaaatccacagtacccccgggaagccggcaaaccacacccaccgagattgttgggtcttcaaacagtccggccgactcaatgccgaacacaaggggctcgacacgccaagcgaggacgacgacgaaccccaccagcagagcgccggaagacaaaagactttcccacaagaagtcaaaacagtaaactcacttcatgtgataatacggaacaaTAGTGCAGCACACGCTAAAGTGcgcgtcgcacggtccaccccagcggaaccccgagattggatgtcaaaaccaattacttttgaccacctggattattccagaagtactcaaaatgcaggatggactgctctgatattggatcctataatcgacggactacaatttacacaagtcctaatggatggcggcagcgatttaaacctgctatatccggacacaatccgcaagttggggatagaccctactaaaattcgccatagccgcacttccttcaaaggagtgacgccaggcccttatgccaagtccacgggctccttattactagaagttgtgtttggatcacccgacaacttccgttgcgaaaagctaatcttccatgtcgccccatttgaaagtagccatcaagcactattgggacatgaagctttcgcacgctttaacgcaataccgcactacgcgtctcttacacttaaaatgcccggtccatgcggcatcatctCCTTACAAGGTCGCTCAAGACCCCGAACACGGCTAGGTGAGTCCGAcacaaataaacaaggggctttctagccgcacaccccttcataAGGGGCTGCGCGTATGAACAATAAGAGCCaataaaagctcaactttattTATTTCTTCATACTCTATTTTAAATACACTTTTCACACgctttcttttcaaactaagttcctctcttttacagataaacagcgtgttacacccgtccaggatacagcacaacggagacacaggcacagacgtgcagtagggacccgttgcaaggattcttttcagattaagaccctgcgtaaaccttttttactgtctcttgttgctatacatcccctggtttcttaccataaccagagaggaggctgacgttttggcatcggccacgtcagaggatttcgcgcgtacctggacactggggcttagggcattgatctgcccgtcatcataaagaccgaacacctcagggagtgttcggcgtctcgagttaggccttatatgcatcagctccgaatcatgtctttggtcaaatgttgggtttgtccggctcctgtgttttgctgccttatgttccgtatcatcggctaacgtggcaccaggagaactactgcgattgtgccccggttcggccgggcgagcacctcagtagagaaagccgaaaactgactgtcatgatgtagcgagagactggtcaaccactcgatcgacttcTGGAATGTTTAGGATTCCTCTGCTTTGACGAAGGactgtttcccggtcaggcacacacgcgccccaaatccggagagcgcggtgcccctaggggctatatcgtagccccaccttcgaactcctatggctaagtgaaagtgataaagcattatagtccggttgcctcgtttgctacgctaccacctccttcacaggaccaagacattggattaagtgtgaaaatgcgctattttgcaaacacccccgcaccatgtgcgtgggggctgaagccaaagactgccatctttcaggttatacacaagtatacattaacggccgAATAGGAGATATTCCAAtgcttgaacgcacaagtataaaaagcgcttATATTATGAATATCGTTTTACAAACCATAAAGATCATCTGAagatgacattttttgagcactgcgactctactaCACGAGCGCCCCACAGGACCtccccgaaatagtgctcggcgggtaaccgactCTCGTCCGAACCCCaggttgcaacagcggtggcatccatttccgtccaatgtgtcttcacacaggcgagcgccatccgcgcaccctctatgcatgccgaccgcttcaccgccttgatatgcggcaccgccccaaggaattgctgcaataagccgaaataactcttcggcttcgGCTTATCCAGCCACAGATGAGTCACTACATCCGTCATCGCcaatccggacaatctattcagctcagcccactcagccaaccgatcggtcaacggaagtgaacgctccggactgtggaattgagaccaaaaaagctcttccgtctcgtgatccttttgacttcggaagtgcacaacagcatctgccgcactcgccgctaaatacatataaggatcctccagaccccacagttggccaagctgagcatacttctgATCTGTGAACTTCccgcgcagcagaaagggcttgccagccgcaatgtctccggcctgacgcagctcctcctttatagccctcattgcagaacgggcatccttggcttcggcggtggccttcttcaggtcttcttg is a genomic window containing:
- the LOC123090262 gene encoding uncharacterized protein; translated protein: PITFDHLDYSRSTQNAGWTALILDPIIDGLQFTQVLMDGGSDLNLLYPDTIRKLGIDPTKIRHSRTSFKGVTPGPYAKSTGSLLLEVVFGSPDNFRCEKLIFHVAPFESSHQALLGHEAFARFNAIPHYASLTLKMPGPCGIISLQGRSRPRTRLGESDTNKQGAF